One stretch of Candidatus Poribacteria bacterium DNA includes these proteins:
- a CDS encoding TRAP transporter small permease, whose protein sequence is MNDFSKASTEHPQVPHNTALFLQRINTGLGKIETGLLCAIIAMMLGLAVLKIVLRYGFQMSLAWSDTMLQHLTLWLCFLGAALATCERRHISIDVLSRILPEKITRWSNLSVDCLALIVVGILAYYGFDFVIDEQSSEAVLIGNIPLWWAKSIIPVGFVLIGLHFALQIGIRLTNSGAVPDVSKGVPE, encoded by the coding sequence ATGAACGATTTCTCTAAAGCAAGCACCGAGCATCCGCAAGTCCCACACAACACGGCTTTGTTTCTACAGCGTATCAATACCGGTCTGGGTAAGATTGAAACCGGCTTGCTGTGTGCGATTATTGCAATGATGTTAGGACTTGCGGTCCTCAAAATTGTCTTGCGCTATGGGTTTCAAATGAGTCTGGCGTGGAGCGATACAATGCTCCAGCATTTGACGCTCTGGTTGTGTTTCCTCGGGGCTGCGCTTGCCACGTGTGAGAGACGACACATCAGTATTGATGTGCTTAGCCGAATTCTTCCCGAAAAAATCACGCGATGGAGTAACCTGAGTGTTGATTGCCTCGCTCTGATTGTTGTCGGCATCTTAGCATACTACGGCTTCGATTTCGTTATAGATGAACAATCAAGCGAGGCTGTACTAATAGGTAACATCCCCTTGTGGTGGGCAAAGAGCATTATTCCGGTCGGATTTGTCCTCATCGGACTTCACTTCGCCCTTCAGATTGGCATCCGTTTAACAAATAGCGGAGCGGTTCCCGACGTGAGTAAAGGAGTGCCGGAATAA
- a CDS encoding lactate racemase domain-containing protein, translating into MNNTITVRSGAWYGDKALPLNFPTNWEVEMLGPKDAPALSDAQIERAFAEPICTPRISELAKGKKSAAIVVDDLSRPTPAARVIPFLLRELTVAGVPKSEIRFVVGPGSHRPLTDAEIPIKIGADVAAEYEVTNHNFLAGDLRALGNLDNGMPIYINRIVADADFKICIGGFYPHSSVGFTGGAKLIVPGVAGFATIFYFHTFSSSRGPAVIEGEVALDRRDCAERAAQILGLDAIANVTLNSYREISGVFVGDFVKAHRAGARFALDTYSTPVSEINEKETDLVIVNCYPLDSDAIQLDKALAAFSYFENAYTLALYPASDGSCYHGLYDRLDYRRYLDQRAQQIPSEPPAPEIGRRNQLHVWSEHFGADEFYKEYPAARLFRNLEQVIQLFAKKLPARARVGVLPAAGIQVLVPETDPVNGETV; encoded by the coding sequence ATGAATAATACTATTACAGTTCGTTCCGGTGCCTGGTACGGAGACAAGGCGTTGCCACTGAATTTCCCAACCAATTGGGAAGTAGAAATGTTAGGACCTAAGGATGCCCCTGCCCTCTCTGACGCACAAATCGAACGTGCATTCGCTGAGCCAATCTGCACGCCTCGCATCTCAGAACTCGCAAAAGGCAAGAAAAGTGCTGCTATTGTTGTGGATGATCTGAGTCGCCCGACACCTGCTGCAAGAGTTATCCCGTTTCTCTTGCGCGAGTTAACGGTAGCGGGTGTTCCAAAGTCCGAAATCCGTTTTGTTGTTGGACCCGGTTCCCATCGTCCCCTAACGGATGCAGAGATCCCTATAAAGATTGGGGCAGATGTGGCTGCGGAATACGAGGTAACAAACCATAACTTCCTGGCAGGCGATCTCCGGGCATTGGGTAACCTTGATAACGGCATGCCTATCTATATTAATCGTATCGTTGCAGATGCGGATTTCAAAATCTGTATCGGGGGCTTCTATCCGCACAGTTCCGTCGGTTTTACCGGGGGTGCGAAGTTGATTGTCCCGGGTGTCGCAGGATTTGCGACAATATTCTATTTCCATACTTTCTCATCAAGCCGTGGTCCCGCAGTAATTGAGGGAGAGGTAGCACTTGACCGACGCGACTGTGCTGAGAGAGCAGCACAAATTCTCGGACTTGACGCTATCGCAAACGTTACCCTGAATAGTTATCGCGAGATCTCTGGGGTGTTCGTAGGTGACTTTGTGAAGGCACACCGCGCAGGGGCACGTTTCGCCTTGGATACTTATAGCACACCGGTATCTGAAATTAACGAAAAAGAGACCGATTTGGTTATAGTCAACTGCTACCCACTTGATTCTGATGCGATCCAACTCGACAAGGCGTTGGCGGCTTTTAGCTATTTCGAGAACGCCTATACATTAGCCCTCTACCCAGCGAGTGACGGCAGCTGTTACCACGGACTGTACGATAGACTTGATTATCGGCGTTACCTCGACCAGCGGGCGCAACAGATTCCGTCTGAACCTCCGGCACCGGAAATCGGAAGACGCAACCAACTACACGTCTGGTCTGAGCACTTTGGGGCAGATGAGTTCTACAAGGAATACCCAGCGGCACGCCTTTTTCGCAACCTTGAACAAGTGATTCAACTCTTCGCAAAGAAACTTCCGGCACGGGCGCGCGTCGGTGTCTTGCCAGCAGCCGGAATTCAGGTATTAGTCCCAGAGACTGATCCAGTAAATGGAGAAACCGTATGA
- a CDS encoding TRAP transporter large permease subunit, producing the protein MGLIIGIGLVGFALFGGALFVLLGGASIIGYLTAGEPISTILIDFNRLTRNSTILIIPLFTFAGYIIAEGKAPQRLIAFARASVGWLPGGIAVVVLGTCAFFTTFTGASGVTIIALGGLLYPILRQTYSDRFSLGLVTASGSIGLLFPPCVPLILYAIIAQVPIERMFLAGIIPGLLILGILSFYCCGWSLAKRIETTPFDIRVFLRTLWDVKWELLLPFVVLGGIISGFVTLDEAAALTAIYACIVEFGIHRSISVKVLPRIVKESTLLVGAILIILGIALGLTNYLITLDVPTTVLDWIQATTENKVVTLIGLNIFLLIVGCLMDIFSAVIIVVPLLLPIAEEFGIDKAHLGIIVLTNLEIGYLTPPVGMNLFISSMKFDRSVVVLYRSVLLFIVLLLIALVLVTYIPDLSLWLPRALGRTTEPLF; encoded by the coding sequence ATGGGTCTCATCATTGGTATTGGACTGGTAGGTTTCGCGCTTTTCGGCGGTGCACTCTTCGTTCTATTAGGTGGTGCATCAATTATCGGATACCTCACGGCAGGCGAACCGATTTCAACGATCCTCATCGACTTCAACCGACTCACGAGAAATTCGACAATCCTGATTATCCCACTCTTCACCTTTGCGGGCTATATCATCGCTGAAGGGAAGGCACCGCAGCGGTTGATTGCGTTTGCGCGTGCCAGCGTTGGATGGTTACCCGGCGGGATTGCCGTGGTTGTCCTTGGAACTTGTGCCTTCTTCACAACTTTTACAGGCGCGTCTGGCGTAACGATTATCGCTCTCGGCGGATTACTATATCCAATCCTGCGTCAGACGTATAGCGACAGATTCTCGCTCGGTTTGGTGACGGCTTCCGGGAGTATCGGACTCCTATTTCCGCCGTGTGTTCCGCTGATTCTCTACGCGATTATCGCTCAGGTACCTATCGAAAGGATGTTCCTTGCGGGTATTATTCCGGGCCTGCTTATCCTCGGTATTTTGAGTTTCTATTGCTGCGGATGGAGTCTTGCCAAACGAATTGAGACCACACCGTTCGATATTCGCGTTTTTCTCCGAACGCTCTGGGACGTAAAATGGGAGCTGCTTCTTCCGTTTGTTGTGTTAGGTGGTATCATCTCCGGCTTCGTTACATTGGATGAAGCCGCCGCGCTGACGGCTATCTACGCCTGTATCGTGGAATTTGGCATCCACCGCTCCATTTCAGTGAAAGTCTTACCGCGTATTGTCAAAGAGAGTACGCTGCTTGTCGGGGCAATCCTCATCATCTTAGGTATCGCTTTAGGTCTAACAAACTACCTCATCACGCTTGATGTACCGACAACTGTCCTCGATTGGATTCAAGCGACAACTGAAAACAAGGTTGTCACGCTCATTGGACTCAATATTTTTCTGCTCATCGTCGGGTGTCTGATGGACATTTTTTCAGCGGTCATCATCGTTGTCCCGTTGTTGCTGCCCATCGCCGAAGAGTTCGGAATTGATAAAGCGCACTTGGGCATCATCGTCTTAACGAACCTTGAGATCGGTTATTTGACCCCGCCGGTTGGCATGAATTTATTCATCTCCAGCATGAAGTTTGATCGGTCAGTCGTTGTGCTCTACCGTTCGGTTCTCTTGTTTATTGTCTTGCTATTGATAGCGTTAGTATTGGTGACCTATATTCCAGATTTGAGTCTCTGGCTGCCTCGGGCTTTAGGGAGGACAACGGAACCGCTTTTTTAA
- a CDS encoding lactate racemase domain-containing protein — protein sequence MNNTATVHSRAWYGDEELTLNFPSGWEVETLGPKDAPVLSDAQIEQAFAEPIGTSRISDLAKGKKSAAIIVDDLSRPTPAATVVPFLLRELASAGVPKSEIRFVVGGGSHRPLTDEEVAKKIGADVAAAHEATSHDFMSGDLRALGSLDNGMPIYLNRVVADADFKICLGGIYPHGSVGFGGGAKLVVPGIAGFTTMFYFHSFSPSRGHAVIERKGSEPDHRDFSEAVAGVLGLDVIVNTVLNSRREICGLFVGDFVQAHRKGAHFALETYGTEIPEASRKETDLVVLNCYPLDSDPIQTGKALWATRHFEKAYKMALNPASDGICYHGLFDQIDYARFLEQKAERTASELPAPQLGNQEQLHVWSEHFLVDDFYKKHPGALLFRDLEQLIALFADKLPANAKVAVLPSAGIQVLAQGK from the coding sequence ATGAACAACACTGCTACAGTCCACTCCCGTGCATGGTACGGGGATGAAGAATTGACGCTGAATTTTCCTTCGGGTTGGGAGGTCGAAACATTAGGTCCCAAGGATGCACCTGTGCTTTCGGATGCCCAAATTGAACAAGCATTTGCTGAGCCAATCGGCACATCCCGCATCTCAGACCTCGCAAAAGGCAAGAAAAGTGCTGCTATCATTGTAGACGATTTGAGTCGTCCGACCCCCGCTGCGACAGTGGTTCCTTTCCTCTTGCGTGAATTAGCGTCAGCGGGTGTCCCGAAATCCGAGATCCGATTTGTTGTTGGTGGCGGTTCCCACCGTCCCCTCACCGATGAAGAAGTTGCGAAAAAGATTGGGGCAGACGTTGCCGCTGCGCACGAAGCCACCAGCCACGATTTTATGAGCGGTGATCTCCGTGCATTAGGGAGCCTTGATAACGGCATGCCGATCTATCTCAACCGAGTTGTTGCAGATGCGGATTTCAAGATTTGTTTGGGTGGTATCTATCCGCACGGTTCCGTCGGTTTCGGTGGTGGTGCGAAATTGGTTGTCCCAGGAATTGCCGGTTTCACGACGATGTTCTATTTCCACTCTTTCTCACCGAGTCGTGGACACGCTGTTATAGAAAGAAAAGGCAGTGAACCGGACCACCGTGATTTCTCTGAAGCCGTGGCAGGTGTCTTGGGTCTTGATGTGATCGTCAACACGGTGCTCAACAGTCGTCGTGAAATCTGCGGGTTGTTCGTCGGCGATTTTGTACAGGCGCATCGGAAAGGCGCTCACTTCGCTTTGGAGACTTACGGCACAGAGATCCCAGAAGCGAGCCGGAAAGAGACAGATCTCGTTGTGCTAAACTGTTATCCGCTCGATAGCGATCCAATCCAGACGGGCAAAGCCCTCTGGGCAACACGTCATTTTGAGAAAGCGTATAAGATGGCACTGAATCCAGCGAGTGACGGCATCTGCTACCATGGGCTGTTCGATCAAATCGACTACGCCCGTTTCCTTGAACAGAAAGCGGAGCGGACAGCATCTGAACTCCCTGCACCACAGCTTGGGAATCAAGAGCAATTGCACGTCTGGTCAGAACACTTTTTAGTGGACGATTTTTACAAGAAGCACCCGGGGGCACTCCTCTTCCGTGATCTCGAACAACTCATTGCGCTATTTGCTGATAAGCTGCCCGCAAACGCGAAAGTTGCTGTACTGCCATCGGCGGGGATCCAGGTGTTAGCGCAAGGGAAATAA
- a CDS encoding type II toxin-antitoxin system RelE/ParE family toxin yields the protein MRDAHPRRLQVYRDANGREPFSIWFQSIQDTKSHDRIQARLDLIELGSLGDYGSVGDGVFELRFHFGSGYRIYFGQVDNTIVLLLCGGDKSSQQRDIVRAKTYWRQHKETYG from the coding sequence ATGCGCGACGCACATCCAAGAAGATTGCAAGTTTATCGGGATGCAAATGGACGAGAACCTTTCTCTATATGGTTCCAATCTATTCAAGATACAAAATCACATGATCGGATCCAGGCACGGCTTGATTTAATCGAATTAGGCAGTCTTGGCGACTATGGATCTGTAGGTGATGGTGTTTTTGAATTGCGCTTTCATTTTGGGTCCGGCTATCGCATCTATTTTGGACAAGTCGATAACACAATCGTTTTGCTGCTCTGTGGCGGTGATAAGTCATCACAGCAGCGAGATATTGTACGTGCAAAAACTTATTGGAGACAACATAAGGAGACATACGGATGA